In Trichlorobacter lovleyi, the DNA window CTTTGCAAAGACCCCTCCATCACTCAGCTGCTACGGCAATGGCCGGGCCTCCATCTGCCATGCGGGTCCTGAAGACCGCCGCCGCGGGGCCGGCTACTTTGGCGCATCTTTTTCATTCCCTGAGGGCAACCAGCCGGATCTGCACCTGAAGGCCAAGGTGGGCTGCCTGGATTGCCATGAAAGCACCAGGACCAACAAGAAGCTGGGGCACGCCAGCGTGGTACGGCAGGCTGAAGGCTCCTGTGTCCGCTGCCACCAGCAGGCGGTGACGAAGCATGCCGCGTCGCTCCACAGAAAACTGACCTGCGAGGCCTGCCATATCCAGCAGGTGGCCGGGTATCAGGGAACCTACTGGGGGCCGGGCAAGATCGGCGGCGTTGTCACCCCGTTTTTCAAGTTCAAGGCCTACTACGGCATCATGCCGCAACCGATCCTGATCAGGGACCAGAAGGGACGCTGGATACCGGTCAAACCGTTTCCGATGGCAGCGATGAATCAGAAGGCGTCCCCCTTCAAGCCGGGACTGTACTGGCGTTATCCCGCCGGTCTGCCGGCTGGAGAGCGCAGCGATGATGCCTGGGCCTACACCGGTCTCCATGGTGGCCTGCCGGAGAACAACAAGGCCCTGACCTGGATTCAGATTGACAAAATGTCCCACAAGCTGGGCAAGGCCCGCAACTGCGACTCCTGTCATGCCGACCTGCTGACCGGCAGTCAGGTGCAGCAGGTGACCTGGGAGTATACTGATCCCGGAGCCGAGGCATTTAAAGGCAGCCATACGGTTGTTGCGTCAAAACACAGTCTGAAAATCAAGGATATCCAGGCCCTTGAAAGGATAGAACTGGAAAAGGGGTATACCCTGTCGGCCTTTGCCCCTTGGGCCTATCTGGATGTCTGGGAGGTCTCCGGTGACTTTTCGATTCCGGTCCCTGCGGACAAGGCCGCCTATACTGTCCTGAAGTCTGATCTGAAAAAGGCCAGGGCCAGTAAGCTTCTTCACTAAGTACAGGAGACGATGCATCTTATGCCCCATAATGAACTGACCATACCTGCTATCCTGCCGCTCTATCCGCTGAAGGATATGGTGGCCTTCCCCTACATGGTGTTTCCGCTCTACCTGGATGAACCTGAACTGGCCCCGTTCCGTGCTGCCCAAGACCAGTATGACGGCTTTGTCGCGGTGTCGTTTCCCCGTAAAGAGCCGCAGGGCAGCGATATTCTGGCAACCCTGCATGAGATCGGTACGGTCTGCCGGGTAACCCAGATCAAAAAGGTCTCCGGCGGTCGCTTCAAGGTGACCCTGGAGGGGATCAACCGGATCAGGCTGATCGAGCTGGAGCGGGTGGCCCCCTATCCGCTGGTGCAGGCGGCAGTGGTGCGGGAGTTCGCTGAAAAGGGGCTGGTATCCGAGGCCCTGGTGCAATCGTTGATCGGTCTCCTGAAGATCTCGCTCTCCTACGGCAAGCCGTTGCCGGATGATGTGATGAAGATGATTGACTACATCGACAACCCGGCCCGCCTGTCCGACCTGGTGGCCCTGTATGTCAACCTGCCCCAGTCTGATCTGCAGGAGCTGCTTGAGACGGTTGATCCGCTGGAACGGCTCAAGAAGGTCTATGTCCACCTGACCAACGAGGTGCAGAAGCTGCAGGTGCATGGTGAGATGAAGACCGAGCTGAACAAGCGGGTCGGTAAGAACCAGAAGGATTACCTGCTGCGGGAACAGATGAAGCAGATTCAGGAGGAACTGGGAGAGGAAGATCCCCGCAATGCCGATGTGACTGATCTGCGCAAGCGGATTGACGAGGCGGAGATGCCGGAAGAGGTGCGTAAGATCGCCCTCAAGGAACTGAAGCGGCTGGAAAAGATCAATCAGGCCTCGCCGGAGTACAACGTCAGCCGCACCTACCTGGATTATCTGGCCGGGATGCCCTGGTCCATCTCCACCGAAGATTCGCTGGATATCACCAAGGCCGAGGCGGTGCTGGATGAGGACCACTATAACCTGAAAAAGGTCAAGGAGCGGATCCTGGAGTTTCTGGCAGTGCGCTCTTTGAAGGATACCATGAAGGGGCCGGTCTTGTGTTTTGTGGGGCCGCCGGGGGTGGGCAAGACCTCGCTGGGACGCTCGATTGCCCGCTCACTGGGGCGCAAGTTTGTGCGGGTCTCACTGGGCGGCGTGCGGGACGAGGCCGAGATTCGCGGCCACCGCCGCACCTACATCGGTGCCCTGCCGGGTCGGATCATCAAGGAGATCTACCGCTGCGGTTCCAACAACCCGGTGCTGATGCTGGACGAGATCGACAAACTCTCCCACGACTTCCGCGGCGATCCCTCCTCAGCCCTGCTGGAGGTACTGGACCCGGAACAGAATTTTTCCTTTCAGGACCACTACCTGGATGTGCCGTTCGATCTCTCCAAGGTGATGTTCATCACCACGGCCAACCAGATGGACCCGATCCCCGGCCCTTTGAAAGACCGGATGGAGATCATCCGGCTGGCAGGCTACTCCAGTGAGGAAAAACAACATATTGCCAACCGTTTTATCATCCCCCGCGAGATCGAGGAGAACGGCCTGGCCAAGACCCCGCCCGGCTTTACGCAGGAAGGGCTGATCAAACTGATCCGTGAATACACCCGTGAAGCCGGGGTCCGTAACCTGCAGCGCACCATTGCCCAGGTGCTGCGCAAACTGGCCAAGGAGGTCACCCAGGGTAAGCCGTTGCGCGAGCAGATTACCCCGGAGGTGGTGGCAGAACTGCTGGGACCACGCAAATTTCATGACGAGGTGGCGGCGGAATCTGACCGGGTAGGGGTGGTGACCGGGCTGGCCTGGACCGAGACCGGTGGCGACATCCTCTTCATCGAGGCCACCAGCATGCCGGGCAAGGCGGAACTGATCCTGACCGGGTCGTTGGGGGATGTGATGAAGGAGTCGGCCCGGGCGGCCCTTTCCTACATCCAGGCCCATGCCGCGGAGTTTGGCATACCTGATGGCGTTTTTGAAAACCGTACCATCCATATCCATGTCCCCTCCGGCGCTATTCCCAAAGACGGTCCCTCTGCCGGTGTCACCATGGTCACGGCCCTGGTCTCCCTCTTGACCGGCAAACCGGCCCGCCGCACCGTGGCCATGACCGGTGAGATCACCCTGACCGGCCGGGTACTGGCGATTGGCGGCCTGAAGGAAAAGGCGCTGGCTGCCCACCGGGCCGGGGTCAAGATCGTGCTGGCCCCCACCCGCAATCGGGACGACCTGGAGGATATCCCGGAGAATGTCCGTCAGGAGCTGGAGTTCCAATTCATTGATGAGGCGGCTCAGGCCGTGGCTGCGGTGCTGTAACCATGATCAGGCTGTCTGCCATTGACCAGCAGATGCTGGGCTTTTTTGCCCGGTTCCAGGCATTCTTTTTCCTGGCATGGCAGGCCTTTGTCCGCATCTTTCACAAGCCGTATTACTACCGCGACTTTGCGATCCAGTTTGACAAACTGGGGTTTTCCTCGCTGTTTATCTGTGTGCTGACCGGCCTGTTTACCGGCATGGTCATGGCCCTGCAGGCCCTGATCCAGCTTAAGCCGTTTGCCGCCACCAGCTATGTGGGCGGCATGGTGGCGGTCACCATGATCAAGGAGCTGGGACCGGTGCTGGCCGCCCTGATGGTGGCCGGCCGGGTCGGTTCCGCCATCACCGCCGAGCTGGGCACCATGGTGGTGACCGAGCAGGTGGATGCCATGCGGGTTGAAGGCACCGACATCATCCAGCGTCTGGTGACGCCTCGCCTGAAGGCGATGCTGCTGGCCCTGCCGCTGCTGACGATCATCACCGATGCGGTCTCCATGCTGGGGGGCTACCTGATCGCCTCAGGGTACAGCATCAGCCCGGTCATGTATCTCTCCACCTTTACCCAGTTCATGGTGCCGCTGGATTATCTGGAAGGGGTCACCAAGCCGCTGGTCTTCGCCTTCCTGATCACCATGATCTCATGTCAGACCGGCCTGAACACCGGTGGCGGCGCCGAAGGGGTCGGGGCGGCAGCCAAACGGGCGGTGGTGCTCTCATCGGTGCTGGTGCTGATGTGTGACTTTTTTATTGCCAAGATCTTTGTGGTGTTCAGGTGAACCGGGCGATGGAAGAACAGTGCATACGGATGGAAAAAGTCTGCTACTCGGTTGGCGGCCGGGTCATCCTGAGCGACTTCGACATGGAGCTGGAACGGGGGGTGAACCGCACCATCCTGGGGGTGAGCGGCTCAGGCAAGACCACCATCCTGAAATTGATCCTGGGGTTGATCCATCCGCAATCGGGCAGAATAAGCATTAACGGCATGGAGATAACCAACAGGCCGGAGTCCGCGTACCGTGAGCAGCGCAAGAAGATTGCGATTGTGTTTCAGGGGGGGGCACTGTTTGACTCCATGACCGTGGGGGAGAATGTCGGCTACCGGCTGTTTGAAGAGGGGCGTTTGTCCCAGGCCGAGACTGAAGAGATCGTACGGGAGAAACTGCGCTTTGTGGGGGTGGAGCCGGCCCTTGACCTCTACCCGGCAGAGCTGTCCGGCGGCATGAAGAAACGGGTGGCCATTGCCCGGGCCCTGGCAGCCGACCCTGAGTACATCTTTTTTGATGAGCCCACCACCGGTCTTGATCCGATCGGGGTCTACAATATTGTCTCCCTGATGAACCGGTTGCAGGAGGCGGGCAAGACCACCCTGATGGTGACCCATGATCTGCCCACGGCCTTTGCCACCTCGCAGCGCTTCTCCCTGATCCATGAATCACGGCTGGCCTTTGAGGGGACCGAAGCAGAGTTGCGGAGCTGTCCGCTGCCCAATGCACAGGAGTTTTTACAACCGACGGCAAAGTCGCTGTTCGTGTAAAGTCAATTCCAATTCAAGGCGCTATCGTCGCTGGCCCGCCTTTGGCTCTTCAACGTACTGCGTGTAGGCCTGCGTCGCCAAACTCCTCGCCGCCTGGACAGCATCCCTGAATTGGCATCGGCATGAGGGTGATGTTGCTATGAAGTTTACTCCATTGCTGATTTTTGTGTTGCTGATCGCCGGTTGCGCCCATGCGCCGCTGCATGAAAAGGACTATCAGCGCTGGTGGTGTGAAAAACATGGCGGCGAGCTGGAGCATCGGTTGCCGGATAACACGCGGGTTGACTGCCTGACCAAAGAGTATGCGCTTGAGGTGGAGTATGCCCCGAAGTGGGCCGAATCGATCGGTCAGGCACTGTATTATGGGCAGAGTACCGGACGTAAACCGGCTGTGCTGGTGATTGTGCGGGACAAGGACGATGAGCGTTTTTTGAAACGGCTGAGGGCGGTGGCAAAAGAACAGGGAATCAAGGTCTGGACGGTGCGGCCAAAGGATCTTGAATAGCCGGCTGCTGTGTAAGGAAGGGTACGTCTATGGAACGAAGCAATCAGATCGGCTGGGCCCAGGTACGGGCCGGGGTATTCATCCTGATTACGCTGCTGCTGGCGGCAGGGGCGATCCTGCTGATGGGGCAGAAGACCAAGCTGTTTATCCCCACCAGCACCATCCGCATCACCATGAAGAACGTGATGGGGTTGAAGGAGGGGGCACCGGTCTGGCTGGCAGGGGTTGATGTGGGGGTGGTGCAACAGATCCGCTTTGAGAATCCCCGTGACACCAATGAAGTGCTGATTGTTGCCGAGGTTGACTCCAAGGCCCACAAGAAGATCGGGCCGGATTCGGTCATCACCATCAAGACCCGTGGCCTGATGGGGGAAAAGTACGTCGATATCCTGCCGTCCGCCAGCTATTATGACCACCCGGCCAGCCGGTTTAACGGAAAGGCCGTGCATACCCTGGATGATGTGGCCCAGAAGGCCGGCGCCACCTTTGAAAAACTGAACAGTATCGTGGATAACGTGCAATCCGGCAAAGGAACGCTGGGGCTGCTGGCGACCGATACCAAGTTGTATATCAATGCGGTACAGCTCTCCAGTGAGCTGAATATCCTGGCCGGCAACATCAACCGGGGCCAGGGCACCCTGGGCAAGCTGGCCCGCAGCGGGGAGCCGTACGACAAGCTGATGCAGATCCTGAGCCGGGCTGACAAGACCCTGCAGGATATCCAGACTGCGGATGGCAGCTTGAACCGCCTGGTCCATGACAAGACTCTCTATACCAAGCTGGTCAGTCTGGCAGAGAAGAGCAACCAGGCCGCTGATGATGTGCGGGAGCTGAACCGCAGGTTGACCTCAAAGGACACCACGCTGGGGATGCTGCTGAGCGACAGGGAACTGTACGATAAGGGGCTGTCGCTGATCACCCGGGCTGATAACTCCATGAAGGATCTGGAAAGTACCGCGGCCAGGATCAAGGCCGGTGAAGGCACGGCAGGGAAGCTGATCAATGAAAAAGAACTGTATGAGAAACTGAACCGCGCCGTGGACAACATGGATGCCCTGATGGTGGACATCAAGAAGAACCCGGGCCGGTATGTCAAGCTGTCACTGTTTTAGAAAGGGATACTGAACCATGATGCAGCGTGTTGTCAAAACCATTGCCGGTCTGTTCCTGCTCCTGTTCATCGCCGCCCAGGCGGTGGCTGCCAACCTTGAGGACAAGGTGGTGGAACATACCTTTAAGAACGGCCTGAAGTTGTTGATGGTGGAACGCCACAGCTCACCCACGGTCTCGGCCTGGATCCGTTTCAGAGTTGGGAGTGTCCACGAGCGCAGTGATGAGCGGGGGATTGCCCACCTGCTGGAGCATATGCTGTTCAAGGGGACCAAGACCCTGGGCACCAGGGATTACGGGGCAGAGGCCCCGTTGCTGGAGAAGATTGAAGAGACGGCCCAGCGGATGCTGGCTGAAGAGGCCAAGGGGAGCGGGGCTGACAAGGCGACGCTTGCCAGCCTGCGGGCTGAGCTGGCCAGGCTTGAAAAGCAGGCGGAGCAGTATGTGATCAAGGATGAATTTTTTGATCTCTATGCCCGCAACGGCGGTTCCGGCTATAACGCCTTTACCAGCCGGGATGGTACCACCTACCTGATCTCACTGCCTGCCAACAAGCTGGAGCTGTGGGCCGCCATCGAGTCCGACCGGATGAAGAACCCGGTGCTGCGGGAGTTTTATACCGAGCGTTCGGTGGTGATGGAGGAACGGCGGCGTTCCTATGATGCCGAGCCATCGTCCAAGTTGTGGGAGACCTTTGTGGCCGCCGCCTACCAGACCCATCCCTATGGCCAGCCCACCATCGGCTGGAGTTCGGATATCAGGCAGCTTTCCCGCACCAAGGCCGAGTCGTTCCTGAAGCGCTACTACGCCCCCAATAACGCCATTGTGGCGGTGGTGGGGGATATCAGGCCTGCTGATACGATTGCGCTGGTGGAACGCTACTTCGGCGATATCCCCCCCGGGACTCCGGTGCCGGAGGTGGCGGCACAGGAGGAGCCACAGCAGGGCGAACGGCGGGTTGAGGTGCTGGGTGATGCCGAGCCGGAACTGATAATCGGCTTTCACAAGACCGCGCTGGGGGCTCCGGATGACGAGGTGTTCGACCTGATCGCGTCAGTCCTGGGGCAGGGCCGCACCTCACGGCTCTACCGTTCGCTGGTACTGGAAAAACAGCTGGCAACCCAGGTTTCGGTCTTTGATGCGCCGGGTAACCGCTACCCCAACCTGTTTGTGCTGTATGCCTCGCCCCGCGCCCCCCACACCGCTGCCGAGGTTGAACAGGCTTTACTGGCCGAGCTGGAACGGCTGAAAAAGGAACCGGTGAGCCAGCAGGAGCTGCAGCAGGTACTGAATCAGCTTGAGTTTGAAGAGGCTCGCCGGATGGGAACCAACGGTGGTCTGGCCCGTAATCTGACCGAGTATGAGGCCATCGCCGGCAGCTGGCGCTACCTGACCAGCTACCGTGCCAAGCTGACAAAGATCACCCCGGCTGATATTCAACGGGTGGCACACCAGTATTTTACCCGTGAAAACAGGATTGTGGGTACCCTTGTGACGAAAAAACAGGGAGGTGCCCAGAAATGAAGCTCCGTGTACTCCTTGTCGGGCTGATCAGCATCTTCTGTCTCTCTGCAGCCTCTGCCGCAGAGTTGGCCAATCCCCGCAATATGACCTTCCCGGCCTTGAGCTTTAGCATTCCCAAGGCGGAGCGGGTGTTGTTGCAGAACGGTATGCCGGTGTATCTGCTGCAGGATCACGAACTGCCGATTGTGACAATCTCTGCCTTGATCCATACCGGTTCGGTGTATGATCCGGCAGACAAGAGCGGACTGGCGGTCTTGACCGGCTCCCAGCTGCGCGGTGGCGGCACCAAAGAGCTTGCACCGGCCGCCCTGGATGCTGAGCTTGAGTTCATGGCCTCCTCGGTGGAAAGCTCCTTTGGCAGTGATCTGGGGACGGTCTCCCTGAGCAGCCTGACTAAAAATCTTGATCGCACCCTGCAACTGTTCAGCGATGTCCTGTTCCGGCCGCGCTTTGATGAAAAACGGCTGGAGGTGGCCAGACGGCAGGCGCTTGAGATGATCCGCCGCCAGAATGACGACCCCAAGGAACTGGGGGACAGGGAGCTGCAAAAGGCGCTCTATGCCGGGCATCCGCTGGGGGTCATCCCCACCGCTGCCACCGTGGCCGCTGTCAAGCGCAGTGACTTGCAGGCGTTTCATCAGCGTTTTGTCCGCCCGGACAACATGATCCTGACCGTTGCCGGTGATTTTGACCGGACGAACATGCTGGCAGCGCTGAACCGGCTGGTGGGGTCTGTCCATACAGCCGGGGAATTGCGGCTCCCCGTGATCCCCCAGGTGAAGCTGCAGTTTGCACCGGCTGTGTTGTATGCCCCCAAGCAGGTCAATCAGTCCGTGATCAGGCTAGGACATCTGGGGATCACCAAGGATGATCCTGACCTGTACGCCATTCGGGTGCTGGATTTTATCCTGGGTGGCAGTTTTACCTCGCGCTTGATGATGGAGATCCGTACCAATCAGGGACTGGCCTATAACGTGGGTAGTCA includes these proteins:
- a CDS encoding cytochrome c3 family protein translates to MLYRLLSLSLLLMSSALPAAAAATGNSCLVCHENRQKMKELGFPHFAVTQQEVQAQTRMPADCNQCHLGNPEAGSKEEAHKGLARLQLVRKKGLTADITTPRKFPLEYGADQSNRLQIVTERDGKKVGDASVAAIQWHDKTADMLTQNFETMRKTCGSCHPGEFEEFSHSTMATNAKQSQYKGWTDPKRGPHNCGPWFEGNFDGMQANTAVPMSQEAHKVNQKACNTCHVGCLDCHFNPQPKDAKNQSVGAHSFAKTPPSLSCYGNGRASICHAGPEDRRRGAGYFGASFSFPEGNQPDLHLKAKVGCLDCHESTRTNKKLGHASVVRQAEGSCVRCHQQAVTKHAASLHRKLTCEACHIQQVAGYQGTYWGPGKIGGVVTPFFKFKAYYGIMPQPILIRDQKGRWIPVKPFPMAAMNQKASPFKPGLYWRYPAGLPAGERSDDAWAYTGLHGGLPENNKALTWIQIDKMSHKLGKARNCDSCHADLLTGSQVQQVTWEYTDPGAEAFKGSHTVVASKHSLKIKDIQALERIELEKGYTLSAFAPWAYLDVWEVSGDFSIPVPADKAAYTVLKSDLKKARASKLLH
- the lon gene encoding endopeptidase La; its protein translation is MPHNELTIPAILPLYPLKDMVAFPYMVFPLYLDEPELAPFRAAQDQYDGFVAVSFPRKEPQGSDILATLHEIGTVCRVTQIKKVSGGRFKVTLEGINRIRLIELERVAPYPLVQAAVVREFAEKGLVSEALVQSLIGLLKISLSYGKPLPDDVMKMIDYIDNPARLSDLVALYVNLPQSDLQELLETVDPLERLKKVYVHLTNEVQKLQVHGEMKTELNKRVGKNQKDYLLREQMKQIQEELGEEDPRNADVTDLRKRIDEAEMPEEVRKIALKELKRLEKINQASPEYNVSRTYLDYLAGMPWSISTEDSLDITKAEAVLDEDHYNLKKVKERILEFLAVRSLKDTMKGPVLCFVGPPGVGKTSLGRSIARSLGRKFVRVSLGGVRDEAEIRGHRRTYIGALPGRIIKEIYRCGSNNPVLMLDEIDKLSHDFRGDPSSALLEVLDPEQNFSFQDHYLDVPFDLSKVMFITTANQMDPIPGPLKDRMEIIRLAGYSSEEKQHIANRFIIPREIEENGLAKTPPGFTQEGLIKLIREYTREAGVRNLQRTIAQVLRKLAKEVTQGKPLREQITPEVVAELLGPRKFHDEVAAESDRVGVVTGLAWTETGGDILFIEATSMPGKAELILTGSLGDVMKESARAALSYIQAHAAEFGIPDGVFENRTIHIHVPSGAIPKDGPSAGVTMVTALVSLLTGKPARRTVAMTGEITLTGRVLAIGGLKEKALAAHRAGVKIVLAPTRNRDDLEDIPENVRQELEFQFIDEAAQAVAAVL
- a CDS encoding MlaE family ABC transporter permease — protein: MIRLSAIDQQMLGFFARFQAFFFLAWQAFVRIFHKPYYYRDFAIQFDKLGFSSLFICVLTGLFTGMVMALQALIQLKPFAATSYVGGMVAVTMIKELGPVLAALMVAGRVGSAITAELGTMVVTEQVDAMRVEGTDIIQRLVTPRLKAMLLALPLLTIITDAVSMLGGYLIASGYSISPVMYLSTFTQFMVPLDYLEGVTKPLVFAFLITMISCQTGLNTGGGAEGVGAAAKRAVVLSSVLVLMCDFFIAKIFVVFR
- a CDS encoding ABC transporter ATP-binding protein, producing MEEQCIRMEKVCYSVGGRVILSDFDMELERGVNRTILGVSGSGKTTILKLILGLIHPQSGRISINGMEITNRPESAYREQRKKIAIVFQGGALFDSMTVGENVGYRLFEEGRLSQAETEEIVREKLRFVGVEPALDLYPAELSGGMKKRVAIARALAADPEYIFFDEPTTGLDPIGVYNIVSLMNRLQEAGKTTLMVTHDLPTAFATSQRFSLIHESRLAFEGTEAELRSCPLPNAQEFLQPTAKSLFV
- a CDS encoding MlaD family protein, producing the protein MERSNQIGWAQVRAGVFILITLLLAAGAILLMGQKTKLFIPTSTIRITMKNVMGLKEGAPVWLAGVDVGVVQQIRFENPRDTNEVLIVAEVDSKAHKKIGPDSVITIKTRGLMGEKYVDILPSASYYDHPASRFNGKAVHTLDDVAQKAGATFEKLNSIVDNVQSGKGTLGLLATDTKLYINAVQLSSELNILAGNINRGQGTLGKLARSGEPYDKLMQILSRADKTLQDIQTADGSLNRLVHDKTLYTKLVSLAEKSNQAADDVRELNRRLTSKDTTLGMLLSDRELYDKGLSLITRADNSMKDLESTAARIKAGEGTAGKLINEKELYEKLNRAVDNMDALMVDIKKNPGRYVKLSLF
- a CDS encoding M16 family metallopeptidase → MQRVVKTIAGLFLLLFIAAQAVAANLEDKVVEHTFKNGLKLLMVERHSSPTVSAWIRFRVGSVHERSDERGIAHLLEHMLFKGTKTLGTRDYGAEAPLLEKIEETAQRMLAEEAKGSGADKATLASLRAELARLEKQAEQYVIKDEFFDLYARNGGSGYNAFTSRDGTTYLISLPANKLELWAAIESDRMKNPVLREFYTERSVVMEERRRSYDAEPSSKLWETFVAAAYQTHPYGQPTIGWSSDIRQLSRTKAESFLKRYYAPNNAIVAVVGDIRPADTIALVERYFGDIPPGTPVPEVAAQEEPQQGERRVEVLGDAEPELIIGFHKTALGAPDDEVFDLIASVLGQGRTSRLYRSLVLEKQLATQVSVFDAPGNRYPNLFVLYASPRAPHTAAEVEQALLAELERLKKEPVSQQELQQVLNQLEFEEARRMGTNGGLARNLTEYEAIAGSWRYLTSYRAKLTKITPADIQRVAHQYFTRENRIVGTLVTKKQGGAQK
- a CDS encoding M16 family metallopeptidase, translated to MKLRVLLVGLISIFCLSAASAAELANPRNMTFPALSFSIPKAERVLLQNGMPVYLLQDHELPIVTISALIHTGSVYDPADKSGLAVLTGSQLRGGGTKELAPAALDAELEFMASSVESSFGSDLGTVSLSSLTKNLDRTLQLFSDVLFRPRFDEKRLEVARRQALEMIRRQNDDPKELGDRELQKALYAGHPLGVIPTAATVAAVKRSDLQAFHQRFVRPDNMILTVAGDFDRTNMLAALNRLVGSVHTAGELRLPVIPQVKLQFAPAVLYAPKQVNQSVIRLGHLGITKDDPDLYAIRVLDFILGGSFTSRLMMEIRTNQGLAYNVGSHFDVGRHFIGSFTAETETKAEATAKTIGLMSSIIAAIRTEPVSEQELKLAKDSIINSFLFGFTTPASVVVQQARLEFYGYQPEYLERYRERIAAVTREELLQAAKRHLHPEAFKLVVVGDQKGFDKPLSSFGTVMTLDLKSD